AAAATCATTGCAGGGGTAATTAGCAAAGATAAAGGCGAAATTTATTACAAGGGCCAAAAAGTTGATATTAAAAGCGTAAAAGACGCAAGAAAACTAGGAATTGAGACCGCATTTCAAGAAATGACGTTAATAGATTCCCTTGATGTTGGATTAAATATATTCCTTGGAAGAGAGCTAACCAATCCTTCGATACCTTTTATTCTAGACTACAAAACTATGCATATTAAATCTAGAGAAATCTTAAGCAAGCTTGGCTTAAAGATAGCTGAAAGTACTAGAAGAGAGGTTAGGTTTCTATCCGGAGGAGAAAGACAGGGAATAGTAGTCGCTAGAGCAATGTTATTCAAATCAAAATTAGTGATACTAGATGAGCCGACCAGAAATCTTTCCGTCGCTGGTGTGAAAATGGTCTTAGACTTTATTAGAGATTTAAAGAAAGAAGGCATAGCATGCATCTTTATATCTCATACATTACATCATGTCTATGATGTAGCAGATAGAATTGTGTTGCTTTCTCGTGGGGAAAAGTTACTAGATGTACCAAAACATAAATATACACTTGAAGAACTAGAAAATATGATACTCCAAGCTGCTTATTTATCTGAATCTCGTATCTAAGTGGAGGAGTGGCATGGTCGGCCTCGGTATCCAAACTAGACAGCGGTTGATACTCTTCGCGCTTGAAAATGTTGCGTGGCCACTGTTCGCAATAATATACATTATTCTTGGACTAGTAAAGCCGATAATGTTCTCACCCACTTATTTTCTCTACATATTATATCTCTCCATACCATTGGGGTTTACAATAATTGCTCAAGCTATCTGCCTGATCGGTGGAGCACTTGATTTATCGATAGGCAGTGTAGTAGGGTTCTCAGCAATGCTTGCGGGACTGATTTTGAAAGAGTATTCATATGTGATTCCACCTTGGCTTTTCCTTCTGCTACCAATATTCATCGGAGCTCTCTGCGGAATGTTTAACGGATTTTTCATTGGATTCCTTAGACTTAACCCCTTTATTGTTACTCTAGCTACTATGATGATGTTCCAAGGTTTGAAAATAATAATTTCTGGAGGTTTTACGATTCCTGCAGGCTATTTACCAGAATTATATCTCCTACCTGGCTCTGACTTAACCATATCAATAGTATCGTTTATAGTGATTTCGGCTATCATGTGGTTTTTCCTGAGGTATACGAGAAAGGGCATCCATATATATGTTATTGGAGGAGATCCGAATGTCGGCTATATGATGGGTGTAGACCCGCGGTCAATGTTATTTTTAATCTTCACTCTAAGCGGAATGTTTTCAGGAATATCCGCTTTATTTTATACAGGGTTTAATAGATCGGTTCCCATTACTCTTGGTAATGAAATACTTTTCCCATCTTTTGCTGCAGCGATAATCGGAGGCATTTCTCTTCGAGGTGGCAGAGGCTCTATAATAAATGCTGTAGGAGGAGCGCTTCTTTTGGGCGCAATAGAGGCTTTCCTCGTAACTTTCGCAATTTCTCCAGAAGGAAGAATAGTCGGATATGGGTTGATGGTATTAATTGCGGTATTGTTCAACCAGTTTAGAGAAAGTTTGCGCGATAGCATTCTAAGAAAAATCTAAATTTTAAAGCATGGAAGGTTTTAAAGAAAAGGTTAAAGTAACTTAAAATGCCTCTAAGTATATATTGAATAAAGTTT
The genomic region above belongs to Candidatus Methanomethylicota archaeon and contains:
- a CDS encoding ATP-binding cassette domain-containing protein; the protein is MIKMEPSVEQKVENIPLLELRNIHKFYGKIHALKGIDLKIYEGEVIGLIGDNGAGKSTLVKIIAGVISKDKGEIYYKGQKVDIKSVKDARKLGIETAFQEMTLIDSLDVGLNIFLGRELTNPSIPFILDYKTMHIKSREILSKLGLKIAESTRREVRFLSGGERQGIVVARAMLFKSKLVILDEPTRNLSVAGVKMVLDFIRDLKKEGIACIFISHTLHHVYDVADRIVLLSRGEKLLDVPKHKYTLEELENMILQAAYLSESRI
- a CDS encoding ABC transporter permease translates to MVGLGIQTRQRLILFALENVAWPLFAIIYIILGLVKPIMFSPTYFLYILYLSIPLGFTIIAQAICLIGGALDLSIGSVVGFSAMLAGLILKEYSYVIPPWLFLLLPIFIGALCGMFNGFFIGFLRLNPFIVTLATMMMFQGLKIIISGGFTIPAGYLPELYLLPGSDLTISIVSFIVISAIMWFFLRYTRKGIHIYVIGGDPNVGYMMGVDPRSMLFLIFTLSGMFSGISALFYTGFNRSVPITLGNEILFPSFAAAIIGGISLRGGRGSIINAVGGALLLGAIEAFLVTFAISPEGRIVGYGLMVLIAVLFNQFRESLRDSILRKI